The following is a genomic window from Clostridium sp..
TACAAATATGGAAGTACTTACCGTTACCTTCAGTCCCTTTTTCCTCTTCTCTTTTGGTACGGAAAAATATTCATCCACAACCTTGCCGGCTAAATCTGAAATACCTACTATATCCTCTTTTGTTTCATATGGAAGCCCAATCATAAAATACAGCTTTATAGTTGACCATCCGGACTCAAATGCACTTCTTACGGAGCTCATCAGATCCTGTTCACTTACCCCTTTGTTTATAACATCCCTCATTCTCTGACTTCCTGCTTCAGGTGCAAAAGTAAGCCCTGTTTTTCTTACTTTCTGTATTTCATTTATAAGTCCTACAGAAAAAGAATCTATTCTGAGAGATGGGAGGGACAATCCTATCTTATAATCTTTATATTTTTCTATAAACCCATGCACCAGATTTTTGAGATCAGAATAATCACATATGCTGAGAGAGGTGAGTGAAACTTCGGAATAACCTGTACTTTTTATGAGTTTATCCGCCTGTTCCATAAGTTTATCCACTCTCTTTTCCCTTACAGGCCTGTATATTATACCTGCCTGACAAAATCTGCAGCCTCTGGTGCAGCCTCTGAAAGTCTCAAGCATTATCCTGTCATGCACTATATCGGTGTATGGAACTATGAGATTGTCAGGATAAGGTACAGCATTCAAATCCGGTATTATTCTCTTCTTAATTTTAGAAGGCACATCTTCATATATTGGCTTGAATTGTCTCAAAGTACCATCTTCATTATATTCCACTGTATAAAGTGAAGGTACATATACTCCTTCTATGTGAGATACCTCTCTTAGGAATTCGCCTTTTCTGCCTCCTCCTTTATATTTTTTATAAAGCTCAATTATCTCCTGAAGCTGTCCTTCGCCTTCCCCGATTGCAAATATATCCGCTATATCATGCAGAGGCTCAGGGTTATAGGCACAGGGCCCCCCGCATATTATCAGAGGATCATGCTCTCCCCTTTCAGATGCTCTTACAGGCAGTCCTGCCAGATCAATCATATTCAATATATTCGTATAACTCATTTCATACTGGAGAGTAAATCCTATAAAATCAAAATCCCTGATAGGATCCTTACTTTCCAGAGAATACAATGGGATATTGTTTTCCCTCATAAGTTTTTCAAGATCCGGCCAGGGTGCAAAAACCCTCTCGCAATAAGTGTCTTCTCTGCTATTCAAAATATAATACAATATCTTCATTCCAAGATGTGACATTCCAACCTCGTATACATCGGGAAAGCAAAACGCAAATCTAACATCTATATTTTTGCTGTCCTTTATACAGGAATTCATTTCTCCTCCAATATAGCGGGCAGGTTTTTCTACCTTGAATAATATATCATCAGAAATTCTGTTCATTAAAATCCTCCTCTTAAGTACATTTCTATATTCTAACATAACACTAATTCTTTTTAAATGATATGATTGTCACTTGCTTTTAAAAATTCCTCCAAAGTTATGTTTCCATATACCTTAAGTGCCTCTATTATCTCTTCTTCGTACACAATATCTACAATTTTCATGTAATCGTCCAGCACAGTAAAGATGTTGTACTTGTTCTTGTCAAAAAGAGACATTGCAGTAAGCAGGTCCTGTTTATGATGTATGGAAATATTCCTATTTTCCATGTACCCTCTTTTTAAAAATTTATAATTCTTCTTGATAATATCACCCATAATTATATATGATGTCCTTTCATTTTCTCTAAGTGAACACACAACTATAAATAATCCTATAATTCCAATATTAAAGATCCTGTATCCTTTTAGAAAGCTTATTACATAAATAAGCATTAATATAATTCCTATAATAATGCCTATAACAATAGTAATTTTATTTGCTCTTCTGTAATCAATTCTAAAATTCAACAGGCTTCTCAAAATCCTTCCACCATCCAGTGGAAATGCCGGTATTAAATTAAATAGACCTATAGCAAGATTTATAGAAAAAAGCATATAAAATATCTGAACTTCAAATTTTTCATGCAATATATAAAATACTATGGAAAACAACAGATTGCCTATAGGTGCTGAAGAAGAAATAATGATGTCCTCTTCTTTGGTAGCTTCATCCAGGTCCTTTAACTTTATCACGGTTCCCACAATTATAAACTCTATGTCAAATCCGGAAAACTTATAATGCCTGGCAGCCAAATAATGAATTAACTCGTGGCAGAAAACTATTATAAAGGTATAAACAATCTGACCTCTATAACCTATGATAATTAAAAATATTACATAAGGAATAAAGTATCTGCTTATTTTTATCACAAAATCAGTCCTCAACTATTTACTGCGGTATGTTGATTTGAAATCTGCCGATTATATTTTTTGCTTTATCCTCTACAGTTTTTAGATCAACCTGATTCAGATTTTGCCTTAGCTTAGTATAATCATAGGTTTGATTCACTATTTTTTTAGAATAATTATATACAGCTTTAGTTTGAGGCGTTGATATAATTCTGCAGCCTACTACAACTACGGATAATACTAAAACTCCAATCAAATCTCTTATAATACGCCTTGTAATATAGGCAACTCTGGTAGGTTTAATATTTTGT
Proteins encoded in this region:
- a CDS encoding endopeptidase, which gives rise to MGYYNSQYEDYYNRLKGNVKYSPNYNKIVRQNIKPTRVAYITRRIIRDLIGVLVLSVVVVGCRIISTPQTKAVYNYSKKIVNQTYDYTKLRQNLNQVDLKTVEDKAKNIIGRFQINIPQ
- a CDS encoding M50 family metallopeptidase, translating into MIKISRYFIPYVIFLIIIGYRGQIVYTFIIVFCHELIHYLAARHYKFSGFDIEFIIVGTVIKLKDLDEATKEEDIIISSSAPIGNLLFSIVFYILHEKFEVQIFYMLFSINLAIGLFNLIPAFPLDGGRILRSLLNFRIDYRRANKITIVIGIIIGIILMLIYVISFLKGYRIFNIGIIGLFIVVCSLRENERTSYIIMGDIIKKNYKFLKRGYMENRNISIHHKQDLLTAMSLFDKNKYNIFTVLDDYMKIVDIVYEEEIIEALKVYGNITLEEFLKASDNHII
- a CDS encoding TIGR03960 family B12-binding radical SAM protein is translated as MNRISDDILFKVEKPARYIGGEMNSCIKDSKNIDVRFAFCFPDVYEVGMSHLGMKILYYILNSREDTYCERVFAPWPDLEKLMRENNIPLYSLESKDPIRDFDFIGFTLQYEMSYTNILNMIDLAGLPVRASERGEHDPLIICGGPCAYNPEPLHDIADIFAIGEGEGQLQEIIELYKKYKGGGRKGEFLREVSHIEGVYVPSLYTVEYNEDGTLRQFKPIYEDVPSKIKKRIIPDLNAVPYPDNLIVPYTDIVHDRIMLETFRGCTRGCRFCQAGIIYRPVREKRVDKLMEQADKLIKSTGYSEVSLTSLSICDYSDLKNLVHGFIEKYKDYKIGLSLPSLRIDSFSVGLINEIQKVRKTGLTFAPEAGSQRMRDVINKGVSEQDLMSSVRSAFESGWSTIKLYFMIGLPYETKEDIVGISDLAGKVVDEYFSVPKEKRKKGLKVTVSTSIFVPKPFTPFQWSPQIKMEDVKDEIQLIRKSINKRQINYSWHESPVSYLEAVFARGDRRVCDVLVEAFKMGAKFDGWSEYFDFDIWMDAFRKCNIDGDFYAYRRRNYDEILPWDFIDVGVDKEFLIKENEKAKMAEVTPDCRSGCKNCGINANLEVKCFSDSVFN